The genomic DNA acccacccataaacttaaaatggttaaatgaggtcgagagctgtggttaatttggatatatatgtgagagtaaataaatacttgggtcggattgtgagttaacccacccataaatttaaaatggttaaattaaaataaaaaatgctataagtattgttcgaacttgcaacctaacaaaaataagtacaaccttttaaccaactaggctaataacatttcatatttaaaaattaacaccaaatttgatgaacgcgggacattttaaaaatataagttcaactttttttttaactataactCATCTGGTGAAAGTTGCAAAGTTTAAAAAGTAGATGagttaaataactttatttaaacTACAGAAAATGTTGATTTCTTCGTCTCCTTCGTTGCTTGAccgttcattaaatttaaatatattttttttaggacattttaacaatataagttcaactttttaactatatTTGCATACCTTTCTGTAGTCGGTCTATATGCCCATTTTTTCAGTCAAATCTACAGAGAACGGTCGAAAAACGAAGGTTACAAAGAAATCAACATTTTTTGTCGACATGTTAGCTTAAAGATATATTTAAGGAAATATGTATTTTTGCCTATAAACTTTTTACACCATGTGAATTTAACCCCAAAACTTAATTTGTCAAGATGCTCATTTTGTCTCATGATGTTTGAGATATATATTAAACCATtgaagaattgaataataaactGAATGATGCTCGTTTTGTTaaatgaattttgattcaatatAAGGAtagttcaattaaaaaaatcttatttaaaaaacaaagtactcaaaacattaaacacaattaagacattttattatttatactgagatatatttaattaataagtttataatttaaactaacaatttattatataactaaCCAATGAAACTAtacattttttagaattaaataataatggattatattttatttgtatttgagTGAATTAAgctaaattaaaactaattatctTAATCGATTGGTTCGTTCCTTCTTGAACCCGACCCGTCGGGGTCCACTCATGCACGGAATTCGATGTGTTTACATTGGTACTCCATTACCATGGGCTGGAACAGTTGTTTTGTGGGAAGCCTGGGTTGGTTTACATAGTAttgattagagaaaaaaataattttggtttaagttagaaatgtttataaaaatatttgtaaaccAAGATGTGTTTATGATAATTCAAAACATTCtatataagtaattaatttttagtgTCTCTAAAATCACAAACCTACTCGAATGACTCATAAAATATAGGATTTCATTGATAGTTGAGTCCTCCACTTTTTCTACTTTGTCTAGAGTCTAAACTATTTGTTGCcttcttaatttctttttctgtGGTTCTTTTTTACTCTGTTTTATTACTATTGTTTCTAAGTTTTTGTTTAAACTACTTATAAAACGAACTTCTATtcaaaatgaaaagaaaaatgaaaatttgggTTATTCTGATAAATGGTCTAGCTATTTAGTCTAGCAATTGTTtgtaactattatatttatggATGAATTCTGCTATTAATTAGTTGTGAACTGTTGACCATATTTACTTTAGTATTCAACTCAATCTCAGTCGGTCGTATATTTAATGGTGGTCGACATTGTAATGtgaaataacaataaatattagttttaacattttcaaataaaaccattAATTCGATCAAAGTAAGACAAAATTGTGAGATATATGTTAGGTGAGAATTCCAAATgctacaaaacaaaaaacaagtAATTAGTAGGTCTGTCTGATGAGGAAAACGTTGATCTCAATGCATGTTTGAACTTCTGAGCTAGTCTGATAAAGAAATAATGGATCGATCGATCATAGGTTATATATATGCATGCATGCAGTTTTAAAAGTCTGAAACTGGAGGGAGGAccattaatcaattaattaattaattgagaaagAGACTTTGCCTTGTTAGGGTTTAGTAGATTAATACGTAAGTGTCCTGTCCTGTACTGTACTTCTGCTCACTCAATTTTaccattcattcattcatgtcAGCAACTCATCAGGACATTCAcgttcaaactttattttttcaaattaccCATTAATCCCAACTTCAAAAACCCACCGACACAagacaatttatttattttcaaaaaaataataaatattcaagtCATTTAAAACACTTTCTCAATTCAAACCCTAAATTTGGACTAGAAAATTCAATTGAAACTGATAATTCTGagccaaacaaaaataaaacactgaaactgatatataataaataatacagaAGGAATGGGACCTCTCTACTTTCTGTCTTTTTGGCTCTGTTCACTCTCCCTCTCATCAGACCCAGACCCATGACAGTAACCTCTGCTCAAGAAGATCCATTACAGTAACTGTACACCGATGATGACTGTTCGgttttttgtctttatttttacaatttttggATTGGGTACGAAGAAAAATGACATTTTGTTGCATTTcaattaataacaataaataaagattGACAATTAGATGAAGaaaagaagatggatgaagaactaaacatgcattttaGGGTTTGAATATAACAACAAAACAGGGGAGAAGAGCCTTAGTGCTAAGCAAATAGAGTTCCTCAATGTTTGAATAAACGCCCATCTTTCCTGCAACTGAATCAAACCCAATTTGCCCAACCATTTCATTATCATTCTCCAATGGCCTGTGTACTCTCCCAGCAATCACTCTGCATACAACCAATGCCTTCCTCTTCTCATTATTTCTAATTTCCAAAGCTCTACCGCTCGTTGACGTTGTAAAAACGCCACTAAACCCGCCGGATTCTTTCTTTGACCTGAACCCATTTTTCAAGATTTGACAAACATTGCATTCCTCTGAAACGCATATGCTTGACGATCCATTCTCACCCAGAGAACATTCCATTGTCGTCCCGTAAAACCTCAAGAGTTCGTTCCCATCGGCTAGACAGCGAGGATGCTTCTTCTGCAACTTACTGGCTTTAATCTTCACCGTCTCTCTGTATTCTTCGAATTGAGCTATCGTGTTTTGCATATTGTGAACTTTCAATATCCTCTCCATCTGACCGCAGCTTTGAGCTGATTTTATCCAACCTGTTCTACATATCATCTCCACTATCTTCCTTGACGAGTCTCCTTCAATCAGCTCCGTCACTGTAATTACAAaatcaaaaactaattttagaaattgaaaaaataaccaagaactaataaataattaccAGCATGTTTGGAGAGATGGTGTGATTCAACATCTTCCCATTTTGCAAACTTCTCGCCACACTTATGACAGTGTTGAAgcaaagaagatgaaaaaacaGGGGAAGGCGGCCAGTCTTTCCCAAAAGAAGCCCTGGGTCTTGGAGGAATCATCGCATCGAGCCCAGACACACTTCTTCTCCTAGGACCAGGTGTACCAGGTTTTACGGTACCCACGGCGCCTTCTTGGGTACCAATCAAGGTTGTGATTTTAATTTCACAGGCGGAGTTGTTGAAGACAACTTCGTGGGTTATTGGGTTGAGAAAATCACTGCTACCGATGGATCTTGGGCTGCAAGATGGAGCCTTTTCCATGTATCTTTTGCTGCCGCCATGAATAACGTCTTTTAGATTTGAGATTGATCTTGAACAGCCCGACCATCCTGATTTCTTTGTTAATATGTTGCTTAAACTATTACCTCCATTGTTGTTGACCTTTGGCTCATGCACATCTGATGGGCCCGACCTACAATGGAGCGATTTCCTTAAGGAGAACCAAACTGCTGGCAtcttcactctctctctctctctctcactaaTACTTCTGGTTCTCTAGAAAATAGGAATGGGAAATCCCCATTAACGAAAACGGAAGCCAACTAAGGAAGGagatgaagaaggaagaaaattaattttgtattttcaaaGCTTTCCATCCGCAGAAATGAGTCAAAATGACCAATTTGTAGATAGCTGCTATTTATTTCCTTTCTTGACATGTGCAAACTTAACACTTAAATTCAAACCTGTCTGTTTCTTGCCCAAAACCCATAAGACTAAAACCGAGATTTCTTCCTCATTGCAATAATATAATACCTAAACCGACAGAATTAGTCTTAAACCCACACTATTTCTCTGTCTGTTTGCGTGCAAaattaatactttaattaaacATGCactattgtttaaataataattatagttaTCTTTTACCCCTCTAGTTATATCTTTCCATAATTTCTTCAACTTGTTGGATAAAACTTATGCATGTTTCATTGTAAACTTCAATTTAAGGAAGCAATCATTCACTTTAGGAAACTGTTAAATAACTGATTTTATCATTAAGGATGTAATTCCAACAAAGAATTTGTAATTGGTACAGATGTCAAAACTCGAGATCTCGAGTTTTCGAATAGGTGGCGAGCTCggtctatttattattattaaaaaaaattctatctAGTTCGGTCATATGCTAATAAATGTGTTCCAACTTCCAACCGAACCaaattcaacaacaacttcTGCTATTTGAATACACCATTAATAAAACGATATGGTTGTTGTCATATTCGAATGTGGTTTCTTGAATACACCATTAATGAGGTTTCTTTAATACAACATGCTCAAGAACCAAGAGGTTCCGTGATATAAGGGTCCCACAATTCTTTAGTTATAATAATCCATAAAAGATTTCAATATGAATGTTTGATGATCTGAATATTCTGTTATCGATTGTTATTATACTACTAACAAATACAAAATTGTAACTGTCAAAGTAGGCAGAATGGTCATTAGTTTCCATATTCATGTTTGCTCAATCAGTGCTAATAAACCCAAGAAACTTGTTTTCTTCTTTACATATAAAAATGGTTTCCTTCCATATTCGTTTTGTCTTTTCTATCAGATTAATACAAGTTTACCTAAAACATGTATTCCCAATATAGTATTTATCCATTGACTTTGAAtcagattaaaaaatatattcaatgaTGAATTATAATCCCTATTTAGCAGTCACacattgaataatttaatatggtCCGTGATTATTCATTCAATGATGACCAT from Impatiens glandulifera chromosome 9, dImpGla2.1, whole genome shotgun sequence includes the following:
- the LOC124916728 gene encoding uncharacterized protein LOC124916728 — encoded protein: MPAVWFSLRKSLHCRSGPSDVHEPKVNNNGGNSLSNILTKKSGWSGCSRSISNLKDVIHGGSKRYMEKAPSCSPRSIGSSDFLNPITHEVVFNNSACEIKITTLIGTQEGAVGTVKPGTPGPRRRSVSGLDAMIPPRPRASFGKDWPPSPVFSSSLLQHCHKCGEKFAKWEDVESHHLSKHAVTELIEGDSSRKIVEMICRTGWIKSAQSCGQMERILKVHNMQNTIAQFEEYRETVKIKASKLQKKHPRCLADGNELLRFYGTTMECSLGENGSSSICVSEECNVCQILKNGFRSKKESGGFSGVFTTSTSGRALEIRNNEKRKALVVCRVIAGRVHRPLENDNEMVGQIGFDSVAGKMGVYSNIEELYLLSTKALLPCFVVIFKP